The Astyanax mexicanus isolate ESR-SI-001 chromosome 14, AstMex3_surface, whole genome shotgun sequence genome window below encodes:
- the lgals8b gene encoding galectin-8, translating to MSVANARQTVFNPVVPYTGTIASGLHPGEMVVIQGCVLNEADRFQFDLGCGSSTKPRADIAFHFNPRFRNPPSIVCNSLQQGSWGREEKLDQMPFRQGASFETIILIHEDVFKVAVNGAHILEYKHRIPLDRVDTFCISGKVKIHAIGYVPNSAIFSESGDLSIPYKGSILKGLRSGQHITIKGHISLFPHSFTINLRCSQSENIALHLNARMKSSMFIRNSFLSESWGPEELELPFFPFSAEKYFEIIILCQAHQFKIAVNGAHLLDYRHRVQDLSTINQLEVLGDLELQDIKLW from the exons ATGTCCGTGGCGAATGCGAGGCAGACGGTCTTTAATCCG GTAGTTCCTTACACAGGAACCATAGCAAGTGGGCTCCATCCAGGAGAGATGGTTGTTATTCAAGGCTGTGTCCTCAATGAAGCTGACAG GTTCCAGTTTGACCTGGGCTGTGGCAGCAGCACCAAACCTCGGGCAGACATCGCCTTCCACTTCAACCCTCGCTTCAGGAACCCTCCCAGCATCGTGTGCAACTCTCTGCAGCAGGGCAGCTGGGGCCGGGAGGAGAAACTCGATCAGATGCCCTTCAGACAAGGAGCATCCTTTGAGACAATCATTCTGATCCATGAAGATGTCTTCAAG GTTGCAGTAAACGGTGCCCATATACTGGAGTATAAGCACAGAATCCCTCTGGACAGGGTGGACACATTCTGCATATCAGGAAAAGTCAAAATACATGCCATTGGTTATGTCCCCAACTCA GCAATATTTTCAGAATCAGGTGATTTG AGTATACCCTACAAAGGCAGTATACTTAAAGGGCTCAGATCAGGACAGCACATCACAATAAAGGGGCATATCAGCTTATTCCCTCACAG TTTTACCATAAATTTGAGgtgcagccaatcagaaaataTCGCCCTGCACCTTAACGCTCGGATGAAATCGAGCATGTTCATCCGCAACTCTTTCTTAAGCGAGTCGTGGGGCCCGGAGGAGCTTGAGCTGCCGTTCTTCCCTTTCTCTGCTGAAAAATACTTTGAG ATAATCATCCTGTGCCAGGCCCATCAGTTTAAAATTGCTGTAAATGGAGCCCATCTGCTGGACTACAGGCACAGAGTGCAGGACCTGAGCACCATTAACCAGCTGGAGGTCCTGGGGGATCTGGAGTTACAGGACATTAAGCTGTGGTGA